The following are encoded together in the Salvelinus alpinus chromosome 37, SLU_Salpinus.1, whole genome shotgun sequence genome:
- the LOC139565778 gene encoding serine/threonine-protein phosphatase 6 regulatory subunit 2-like isoform X5, translating to MFWKFDLHTTSHIDQLLDREDVTLRELMEEDDVLQECKAQNRRLLLFLSQDHCMTELVNLITTEPPADLEEKSRFKFPNIACELLTSDVSLINDKLGGDESLLETLYHFLEQDPPLNPLLASFFSKTIGNLIARKTEQVISFLRKKDGFIGLVLKHIDASAMMDLLLRLISCVEPAPLRQEVLNWLSEEKLIQRLTELIHTGKDEERQSNASQTLCDIIRLSRDQANQMQENAEADPLLAVLESQESVAGLLKTMFEGERSEASIVNGTQVLLTLLETRRSGLEGLMDLYSQGYERSYTVNSSILHAIEPHLKDFQQLLLNPPKKSAILTTVGLLEEPLGNARLHVARLVAALLQTSVPSVCQELCKLTTMDQLLDLFFKYSWNNFLHFQVELCVASILNHSVPEERPIPGLQNHEEEKHPAGPENQGEAGSEAGEPAKASDPVEETTLHNTLVAHLFQKCRLVQRILDAWEENDQIQAEGGARRGNMGHLTRMANMVVQNLEKGPVQSQISDLIKELPEDCRGRWESFVDETLRETNRRNTVELVSTHNLHSSSEDDDMESPFPNDLSLQQAFSDYQIQQMTANFVDQFGFNDEEFSEHDENINATFDRIAEINFNLDADDNSANATAFEACCKERIRQFDDAEEEEDIWEEKEINYATQVKSRTRFGVSHTSESSSRSSLENGGRERDRGSGSDEENDSRQSASDPCSLEESKDNTPSPSWTASFGEAGGNSSSPGPAGWDSPGRSGGDKQEAGWANFTEFQPFSSPEAGPRCSSPVGSSDTDKQVKPGPDKSGASPSPGGEWPVGEGRKAPLVASDSSSSGGSDSEEDDKTAAAATETTSSGANKKAEVKSENPIPLEKLSLTDAPKSPPKAQLAADTPPASAPTPQTDNKEDPPQCPEMPAVNGPV from the exons ATGTTCTGGAAGTTTGACCTGCACACCACGTCCCACATCGACCAGCTGCTGGACCGGGAGGACGTGACGTTGCGGGAGCTCATGGAGGAGGATGATGTCCTGCAGGAGTGCAAGGCCCAGAACCGCCGGCTGCTGCTCTTCCTCTCCCAGGACCACTGCATGACAGAGCTGGTCAACCTCATCACCACAGAGCCCCCTGCTGACCTGGAGGAGAAGAGCCGCTTTAA GTTCCCTAACATCGCCTGTGAGCTCTTGACATCAGATGTGTCCCTCATCAACGACAAGTTGGGCGGGGACGAGTCACTCCTGGAGACTCTCTACCACTTCCTGGAGCAGGACCCACCCCTCAACCCTCTACTAGCCAGCTTCTTCAGCAAGACCATCGGCAACCTCATCGCCAGGAAAACAGAACAG GTAATCTCCTTCCTGAGGAAAAAGGATGGCTTCATCGGCCTGGTGCTGAAACACATCGACGCCTCTGCCATGATGGACCTGCTGCTTCGCCTCATCAGCTGTGTGGAGCCTGCCCCCTTGAGACAGGAGGTCCTCAAT TGGCTGAGCGAAGAGAAGCTTATTCAGAGACTCACAGAGCTCATCCACACAGGCAAAGACGAGGAA AGACAATCAAATGCGTCCCAGACGCTTTGTGACATCATCCGCCTTAGTCGAGACCAGGCCAATCAGATGCAGGAGAACGCCGAGGCCGACCCCTTATTGGCTGTACTAGAGTCGCAGGAGAGCGTAGCCGGGCTCCTGAAGACTATGTttgagggggagaggagtgaggCCTCCATTGTTAACGGAACTCAAGTGCTACTTACCTTACTGGAGACCAGAAGGTCCGG GTTGGAGGGGCTGATGGATCTCTATTCTCAGGGATATGAAAGGTCTTACACTGTCAACAGCAGTATTCTACATGCCATTGAGCCCCATCTAAAGGACTTCCAGCAGCTTCTCCTGAATCCCCCCAAG aaaagTGCAATACTGACGACCGTTGGCCTTCTGGAGGAGCCGCTGGGGAACGCCCGCCTTCACGTGGCCAGGCTAGTGGCCGCCCTGCTGCAGACCAGCGTCCCCAGTGTCTGTCAGGAGCTCTGCAAGCTCACCACAATGGACCAGTTACTG GACCTGTTCTTCAAGTACTCATGGAATAACTTCTTGCACTTCCAAGTGGAGCTGTGTGTGGCGTCCATCCTGAACCACTCTGTCCCAGAGGAGCGGCCCATCCCGGGCCTCCAGAACCACGAGGAAGAGAAGCACCCAGCAGGCCCAGAGAACCAGGGGGAGGCAGGAAGTGAGGCTGGGGAGCCAGCCAAGGCCAGCGACCCGGTGGAGGAGACCACCCTTCACAACACCCTGGTGGCACAT CTCTTCCAGAAGTGTCGGTTGGTACAGAGGATCCTGGACGCCTGGGAGGAGAACGATCAAATACA GGCGGAGGGCGGCGCTAGGAGAGGTAACATGGGTCACCTGACCAGGATGGCCAACATGGTGGTACAGAACCTAGAGAAAGGACCAGTCCAGTCCCAGATCAGTGACCTCATCAAAG AGTTGCCAGAGGACTGCAGAGGACGCTGGGAGAGCTTTGTGGATGAGACCCTGAGAGAGACCAACAGGAGAAACACAGTGGAACTG GTGAGCACCCATAACCTGCACTCCTCCAGTGAAGATGATGATATGGAGAGTCCCTTCCCCAACGATCTGTCACTCCAACAG GCTTTCTCAGACTATCAGATCCAGCAGATGACTGCCAACTTTGTGGATCAGTTTGGGTTCAACGATGAGGAGTTCAGTGAGCATGATGAAAACATCAA TGCCACATTTGACCGGATTGCAGAAATAAACTTCAATCTAGATGCTGATGATAATAGT GCCAACGCTACTGCCTTTGAGGCCTGCTGTAAAGAGAGGATACGTCAGTTTGACGAtgctgaagaggaggaggacatttgggaggagaaggagattaaCTATGCAACACAAGTCAAATCCAGAACAAG gtttggGGTGTCCCACACCTCAGAGAGCAGCTCCAGGAGCAGTCTGGAGAACGGGGGTCGGGAGCGGGACCGCGGGTCGGGCTCAGACGAGGAAAACGACTCCAGACAGAGCGCCTCAGATCCATGCAGCCTGGAGGAGAGCAAGGACAACACTCCCA GTCCAAGCTGGACAGCGAGTTTCGGGGAAGCTGGAGGTAACTCGTCCTCTCCGGGTCCTGCAGGCTGGGATTCcccagggaggagtggaggagacaaACAGGAGGCAGGTTGGGCCAACTTCACGGAGTTCCAACCTTTCAGCAG CCCAGAGGCTGGCCCCAGATGCAGCTCTCCCGTAGGCAGCAGTGACACAGACAAACAAGTCAAACCGGGTCCGGACAAGAGTG GTGCGAGCCCCTCTCCCGGTGGTGAGTGGCCGGTGGGTGAAGGTAGGAAGGCTCCCCTCGTAGCCTCAGATAGTAGCTCCTCCGGGGGCTCCGACAGCGAGGAGGACGACAAGACTGCCGCCGCCGCAACGGAAACCACCAGCTCGGGCGCCAACAAGAAAGCAGAAGTCAAAAG TGAGAACCCCATCCCTCTGGAAAAACTGTCCCTCACTGATGCACCCAAGTCCCCCCCAAAGGCACAGCTTGCAGCAGACACACCGCCAGCCTCGGCCCCCacccctcagacagacaacaa agAGGATCCACCCCAGTGCCCAGAGATGCCAGCAGTCAATGGGCCTGTCTGA
- the LOC139565778 gene encoding serine/threonine-protein phosphatase 6 regulatory subunit 2-like isoform X3, whose translation MFWKFDLHTTSHIDQLLDREDVTLRELMEEDDVLQECKAQNRRLLLFLSQDHCMTELVNLITTEPPADLEEKSRFKFPNIACELLTSDVSLINDKLGGDESLLETLYHFLEQDPPLNPLLASFFSKTIGNLIARKTEQVISFLRKKDGFIGLVLKHIDASAMMDLLLRLISCVEPAPLRQEVLNWLSEEKLIQRLTELIHTGKDEERQSNASQTLCDIIRLSRDQANQMQENAEADPLLAVLESQESVAGLLKTMFEGERSEASIVNGTQVLLTLLETRRSGLEGLMDLYSQGYERSYTVNSSILHAIEPHLKDFQQLLLNPPKKSAILTTVGLLEEPLGNARLHVARLVAALLQTSVPSVCQELCKLTTMDQLLDLFFKYSWNNFLHFQVELCVASILNHSVPEERPIPGLQNHEEEKHPAGPENQGEAGSEAGEPAKASDPVEETTLHNTLVAHLFQKCRLVQRILDAWEENDQIQAEGGARRGNMGHLTRMANMVVQNLEKGPVQSQISDLIKELPEDCRGRWESFVDETLRETNRRNTVELVSTHNLHSSSEDDDMESPFPNDLSLQQAFSDYQIQQMTANFVDQFGFNDEEFSEHDENINATFDRIAEINFNLDADDNSANATAFEACCKERIRQFDDAEEEEDIWEEKEINYATQVKSRTRFGVSHTSESSSRSSLENGGRERDRGSGSDEENDSRQSASDPCSLEESKDNTPSTPGSQSAICPSWTASFGEAGGNSSSPGPAGWDSPGRSGGDKQEAGWANFTEFQPFSSPEAGPRCSSPVGSSDTDKQVKPGPDKSGASPSPGGEWPVGEGRKAPLVASDSSSSGGSDSEEDDKTAAAATETTSSGANKKAEVKSENPIPLEKLSLTDAPKSPPKAQLAADTPPASAPTPQTDNKEDPPQCPEMPAVNGPV comes from the exons ATGTTCTGGAAGTTTGACCTGCACACCACGTCCCACATCGACCAGCTGCTGGACCGGGAGGACGTGACGTTGCGGGAGCTCATGGAGGAGGATGATGTCCTGCAGGAGTGCAAGGCCCAGAACCGCCGGCTGCTGCTCTTCCTCTCCCAGGACCACTGCATGACAGAGCTGGTCAACCTCATCACCACAGAGCCCCCTGCTGACCTGGAGGAGAAGAGCCGCTTTAA GTTCCCTAACATCGCCTGTGAGCTCTTGACATCAGATGTGTCCCTCATCAACGACAAGTTGGGCGGGGACGAGTCACTCCTGGAGACTCTCTACCACTTCCTGGAGCAGGACCCACCCCTCAACCCTCTACTAGCCAGCTTCTTCAGCAAGACCATCGGCAACCTCATCGCCAGGAAAACAGAACAG GTAATCTCCTTCCTGAGGAAAAAGGATGGCTTCATCGGCCTGGTGCTGAAACACATCGACGCCTCTGCCATGATGGACCTGCTGCTTCGCCTCATCAGCTGTGTGGAGCCTGCCCCCTTGAGACAGGAGGTCCTCAAT TGGCTGAGCGAAGAGAAGCTTATTCAGAGACTCACAGAGCTCATCCACACAGGCAAAGACGAGGAA AGACAATCAAATGCGTCCCAGACGCTTTGTGACATCATCCGCCTTAGTCGAGACCAGGCCAATCAGATGCAGGAGAACGCCGAGGCCGACCCCTTATTGGCTGTACTAGAGTCGCAGGAGAGCGTAGCCGGGCTCCTGAAGACTATGTttgagggggagaggagtgaggCCTCCATTGTTAACGGAACTCAAGTGCTACTTACCTTACTGGAGACCAGAAGGTCCGG GTTGGAGGGGCTGATGGATCTCTATTCTCAGGGATATGAAAGGTCTTACACTGTCAACAGCAGTATTCTACATGCCATTGAGCCCCATCTAAAGGACTTCCAGCAGCTTCTCCTGAATCCCCCCAAG aaaagTGCAATACTGACGACCGTTGGCCTTCTGGAGGAGCCGCTGGGGAACGCCCGCCTTCACGTGGCCAGGCTAGTGGCCGCCCTGCTGCAGACCAGCGTCCCCAGTGTCTGTCAGGAGCTCTGCAAGCTCACCACAATGGACCAGTTACTG GACCTGTTCTTCAAGTACTCATGGAATAACTTCTTGCACTTCCAAGTGGAGCTGTGTGTGGCGTCCATCCTGAACCACTCTGTCCCAGAGGAGCGGCCCATCCCGGGCCTCCAGAACCACGAGGAAGAGAAGCACCCAGCAGGCCCAGAGAACCAGGGGGAGGCAGGAAGTGAGGCTGGGGAGCCAGCCAAGGCCAGCGACCCGGTGGAGGAGACCACCCTTCACAACACCCTGGTGGCACAT CTCTTCCAGAAGTGTCGGTTGGTACAGAGGATCCTGGACGCCTGGGAGGAGAACGATCAAATACA GGCGGAGGGCGGCGCTAGGAGAGGTAACATGGGTCACCTGACCAGGATGGCCAACATGGTGGTACAGAACCTAGAGAAAGGACCAGTCCAGTCCCAGATCAGTGACCTCATCAAAG AGTTGCCAGAGGACTGCAGAGGACGCTGGGAGAGCTTTGTGGATGAGACCCTGAGAGAGACCAACAGGAGAAACACAGTGGAACTG GTGAGCACCCATAACCTGCACTCCTCCAGTGAAGATGATGATATGGAGAGTCCCTTCCCCAACGATCTGTCACTCCAACAG GCTTTCTCAGACTATCAGATCCAGCAGATGACTGCCAACTTTGTGGATCAGTTTGGGTTCAACGATGAGGAGTTCAGTGAGCATGATGAAAACATCAA TGCCACATTTGACCGGATTGCAGAAATAAACTTCAATCTAGATGCTGATGATAATAGT GCCAACGCTACTGCCTTTGAGGCCTGCTGTAAAGAGAGGATACGTCAGTTTGACGAtgctgaagaggaggaggacatttgggaggagaaggagattaaCTATGCAACACAAGTCAAATCCAGAACAAG gtttggGGTGTCCCACACCTCAGAGAGCAGCTCCAGGAGCAGTCTGGAGAACGGGGGTCGGGAGCGGGACCGCGGGTCGGGCTCAGACGAGGAAAACGACTCCAGACAGAGCGCCTCAGATCCATGCAGCCTGGAGGAGAGCAAGGACAACACTCCCAGTACGCCCGGCAGTCAATCAGCTATTT GTCCAAGCTGGACAGCGAGTTTCGGGGAAGCTGGAGGTAACTCGTCCTCTCCGGGTCCTGCAGGCTGGGATTCcccagggaggagtggaggagacaaACAGGAGGCAGGTTGGGCCAACTTCACGGAGTTCCAACCTTTCAGCAG CCCAGAGGCTGGCCCCAGATGCAGCTCTCCCGTAGGCAGCAGTGACACAGACAAACAAGTCAAACCGGGTCCGGACAAGAGTG GTGCGAGCCCCTCTCCCGGTGGTGAGTGGCCGGTGGGTGAAGGTAGGAAGGCTCCCCTCGTAGCCTCAGATAGTAGCTCCTCCGGGGGCTCCGACAGCGAGGAGGACGACAAGACTGCCGCCGCCGCAACGGAAACCACCAGCTCGGGCGCCAACAAGAAAGCAGAAGTCAAAAG TGAGAACCCCATCCCTCTGGAAAAACTGTCCCTCACTGATGCACCCAAGTCCCCCCCAAAGGCACAGCTTGCAGCAGACACACCGCCAGCCTCGGCCCCCacccctcagacagacaacaa agAGGATCCACCCCAGTGCCCAGAGATGCCAGCAGTCAATGGGCCTGTCTGA